From Paenibacillus sp. PK3_47, the proteins below share one genomic window:
- a CDS encoding ABC transporter ATP-binding protein, protein MIKLLKNLTAKEWTLFGISVLFIVAQVWLDLELPDYMADITRLIQTPGSEMSEIIATGSWMLLCALGSLATSIIVAGIAAKIAANFSSRLRSKLFNKVQSFSMEEINSFSTASLITRSTNDIMQVQMLIVIGLQVMVKAPILAVWAVLKITGKSWEWSLATGAAVGLLIVIVGICILLVLPKFQKLQQLTDNLNRVARESLTGLRVIRAYNAEKYQEDKFGEANNELTRTNLFAQNVLATLMPGITLIMSGLSLAIYWIGAVMIQGADATAKMGLFSDMIVFSSYALQVVMAFMMLIMIFILLPRAQVSAKRINEVLDTRPSLANGTITSSPSDLVGEVEFKNVSFKYPDAEEYVLQDISFTAKKGETVAFIGSTGCGKSTVVNLIPRFYDATSGEVLVDGLNVNQYEQSALRNKMGYVSQKAVLFGGTVTSNIAFGDNGRDVTSDVVDAVYTSQASDFVEKMEGSYDAQIAQGGANLSGGQKQRLSIARAIARRPEILIFDDSFSALDYKTDRKLRSELKKESRGTTMLIVAQRIGTIKDADKIIVLEAGRIAGMGTHDELMQSCSIYQEIAYSQLSKEELA, encoded by the coding sequence ATGATCAAATTACTTAAGAATCTGACAGCAAAGGAATGGACCTTATTCGGAATCAGCGTCCTCTTCATTGTTGCCCAGGTATGGCTGGATCTGGAACTCCCGGATTATATGGCCGACATTACCCGTCTGATCCAGACACCGGGAAGCGAGATGAGCGAGATTATTGCCACCGGCAGCTGGATGCTGCTCTGTGCACTGGGAAGCTTAGCCACTTCAATTATAGTAGCAGGTATTGCCGCCAAAATTGCCGCTAACTTCTCTTCCAGACTCCGTTCCAAGTTGTTCAACAAAGTCCAGTCCTTCTCCATGGAGGAAATCAACAGCTTCTCTACGGCCAGCCTGATCACCCGTTCGACAAATGATATTATGCAGGTGCAGATGCTGATTGTCATCGGACTGCAGGTGATGGTAAAAGCGCCTATCCTCGCGGTGTGGGCGGTGCTCAAGATTACCGGCAAGAGCTGGGAATGGTCGCTCGCAACCGGCGCTGCCGTCGGACTGCTGATCGTTATCGTCGGCATCTGTATCCTGCTGGTACTGCCTAAATTCCAGAAGCTGCAGCAGCTGACAGATAACCTGAACCGTGTAGCGAGGGAGAGCCTTACCGGGCTTCGCGTCATCCGCGCCTATAATGCCGAGAAATATCAGGAAGATAAATTCGGCGAAGCGAATAATGAACTGACCCGGACCAATCTTTTTGCGCAAAATGTATTAGCCACCCTCATGCCCGGCATCACTCTCATTATGAGCGGACTGAGTCTGGCGATCTACTGGATCGGTGCAGTCATGATTCAAGGTGCTGATGCCACTGCAAAAATGGGCTTGTTCTCAGATATGATCGTATTTTCTTCCTATGCCCTGCAGGTCGTCATGGCCTTTATGATGCTGATCATGATCTTTATCCTGCTGCCGCGTGCCCAAGTATCCGCGAAAAGAATCAACGAGGTGCTGGATACCCGGCCAAGCCTGGCCAACGGAACGATTACCTCTTCTCCTTCCGATCTGGTCGGCGAAGTGGAGTTCAAAAATGTCAGCTTCAAATATCCGGATGCCGAGGAGTATGTCCTCCAGGATATCAGCTTTACAGCCAAAAAAGGTGAAACTGTTGCCTTCATCGGTTCAACCGGTTGCGGAAAGAGCACTGTCGTAAATCTGATTCCGCGCTTCTATGATGCCACGTCAGGTGAAGTGCTGGTCGATGGCTTGAATGTAAATCAATATGAGCAGAGCGCCCTGCGCAACAAAATGGGTTATGTCTCCCAAAAAGCGGTCCTGTTCGGCGGTACAGTAACCTCCAATATCGCCTTTGGCGATAACGGCCGGGATGTCACCTCTGATGTAGTGGATGCCGTGTATACCTCGCAGGCTTCGGATTTTGTCGAGAAAATGGAAGGCAGCTACGACGCGCAAATCGCCCAGGGCGGTGCCAATCTGTCCGGCGGACAAAAGCAGCGGCTGTCGATTGCCCGGGCGATCGCGCGGCGTCCTGAAATTCTGATTTTCGACGATTCCTTTTCTGCGCTGGACTATAAAACAGACCGCAAGCTGCGCAGTGAGCTGAAAAAGGAATCCCGCGGAACCACAATGCTTATCGTTGCCCAGCGGATCGGTACGATCAAAGATGCCGACAAAATTATTGTCCTGGAAGCAGGACGGATCGCGGGTATGGGCACGCATGATGAACTGATGCAGTCCTGCAGCATCTATCAGGAAATTGCGTACTCGCAGCTGTCGAAGGAGGAGCTTGCCTAA
- a CDS encoding response regulator transcription factor has translation MISILVVEDDRHVRRLLEAVLRREGYDVYTAEDGYKALDILEVQHIDLIVLDIMMPNMDGYEFAAELQASNSTIPVLMATAKHLPEDKKKGFRLGTDDYMTKPIDTEEMLLRIQALLRRSQIATSRKLVVGKVILDYEALTVTREDEKQTLPQKEFYLLYKLLSYPDRIFTRIQLMDEIWGMNNESVDTTVNVHINRLRKRFEHYPDFELVSVRGLGYKAVKKV, from the coding sequence ATGATCAGCATTCTCGTAGTGGAAGATGACAGGCATGTGAGAAGACTTCTTGAAGCTGTTCTTAGACGTGAAGGCTATGATGTGTATACGGCCGAGGATGGCTATAAGGCGCTTGATATACTGGAAGTACAGCATATTGATCTGATCGTGCTTGATATTATGATGCCGAATATGGACGGCTATGAATTTGCGGCGGAACTGCAGGCATCCAACAGTACGATCCCGGTTTTGATGGCTACGGCCAAGCATCTCCCCGAGGACAAGAAAAAAGGCTTCCGCCTGGGCACCGACGATTATATGACCAAGCCGATTGATACCGAGGAAATGCTGCTCCGGATTCAGGCCTTGCTCCGCCGTTCGCAGATTGCAACCAGCCGCAAGCTGGTGGTCGGCAAAGTGATTCTGGATTATGAGGCGTTGACGGTTACCCGGGAGGACGAGAAGCAGACTCTGCCGCAAAAAGAGTTCTACCTGCTGTACAAGCTGCTCTCCTATCCCGACCGGATCTTTACCCGCATCCAGCTCATGGACGAAATCTGGGGCATGAACAACGAAAGTGTGGACACCACTGTAAACGTGCATATTAACCGCCTCCGCAAGCGGTTCGAGCATTATCCGGATTTTGAACTGGTGTCTGTGCGCGGCCTCGGCTATAAGGCGGTGAAGAAGGTTTGA
- a CDS encoding ABC transporter ATP-binding protein translates to MDTQKNKEQNNTWSKLLNYCRSHIPIILIAVISAAAGTVLTLLGPDKLSEMTDLITEGLAAGIDMDAVTSIGLFLVFIYALSAILSLAQGLIMSNVTQKVSRSLRKDLSRKMNRLPISYYNKSTTGDILSRVTNDVDTIGQALNQSVGTLVTALALFIGSIIMMFKTNVLMTLTAIAATVIGFGLMAAIMKKSQKYFQSQQDFLGKINGHVEEVYTGHTVVKAYNGEAQMRGEFDALNQQLKDSAYKAQFLSGLMMPIMTFIGNLGYVAVCVVGAVLAINGSISFGVIVAFIMYVRFFTQPLAQIAQAAQSLQSASAASSRVFEFLDAEEMENEDSKQSRLATAAGKVEFEHVKFAYEGSDNLVIKDFSARVKPGQKIAIVGPTGAGKTTLINLLIRFNELTGGEIYIDDTPVSSLTRENIHDLFCMVLQDTWLFEGTIRENLVYNKTGVSDAEIEAACKSVGLHHFIQTLSAGYDTVLNDKVNLSAGQKQQLTIARAMLKNAPMLILDEATSSVDTRTELLIQQAMDKLMEGRTSFVIAHRLSTIKNADVILVLKDGDILESGSHTELLAGNGFYAELYNSQFEQAS, encoded by the coding sequence ATGGATACCCAAAAGAATAAAGAGCAAAATAACACCTGGAGCAAACTGCTCAATTATTGCCGGAGCCATATTCCCATTATTCTGATTGCCGTGATCAGTGCGGCTGCCGGAACCGTATTGACCCTGCTGGGACCGGATAAGCTGTCGGAGATGACCGACCTGATTACCGAAGGCCTTGCCGCCGGCATCGATATGGACGCAGTCACCTCTATCGGACTCTTTCTGGTCTTCATCTACGCCTTAAGCGCCATCCTGTCGCTGGCCCAGGGTCTGATTATGTCAAATGTTACGCAGAAGGTCTCCAGAAGCTTGAGAAAAGACCTGTCCCGTAAAATGAACAGGCTGCCGATCTCTTACTATAATAAATCTACAACCGGTGATATCCTGTCCCGGGTAACCAATGATGTCGATACCATCGGTCAGGCCCTGAACCAAAGTGTCGGAACGCTGGTCACTGCCCTCGCCCTGTTCATCGGATCGATCATTATGATGTTCAAAACCAATGTGCTCATGACCCTGACAGCTATTGCAGCTACAGTCATCGGCTTTGGCCTGATGGCGGCAATTATGAAGAAATCGCAAAAGTATTTCCAGAGCCAGCAGGATTTTCTGGGCAAAATTAACGGTCATGTGGAGGAAGTCTACACCGGGCACACTGTAGTCAAAGCTTATAATGGCGAAGCGCAAATGCGCGGGGAATTCGATGCCTTGAATCAGCAGCTGAAGGACAGTGCGTACAAAGCGCAATTCCTCTCCGGTCTTATGATGCCGATCATGACGTTTATCGGTAACCTGGGTTATGTGGCCGTCTGCGTCGTCGGTGCGGTGCTGGCCATTAACGGATCGATTTCGTTCGGGGTGATTGTGGCCTTCATCATGTACGTCCGTTTCTTCACCCAGCCGCTTGCGCAGATTGCCCAGGCCGCACAGAGTCTGCAATCCGCTTCCGCTGCCAGCAGCCGGGTATTTGAATTCCTGGATGCCGAGGAAATGGAGAATGAGGACAGCAAGCAGAGCCGGCTGGCAACCGCTGCGGGCAAAGTGGAATTTGAACATGTAAAGTTTGCTTATGAAGGCTCTGACAATCTTGTGATCAAAGATTTCTCAGCCCGTGTGAAGCCCGGCCAGAAAATCGCGATCGTCGGTCCAACCGGCGCCGGTAAAACAACGCTGATCAACCTGCTGATCCGCTTCAACGAATTAACGGGCGGGGAAATTTACATTGATGATACACCGGTCAGCAGCCTGACGAGAGAGAATATTCATGATCTGTTCTGCATGGTGCTGCAGGATACCTGGCTGTTCGAGGGTACGATCAGAGAAAATCTCGTATACAACAAAACAGGCGTAAGCGATGCGGAAATAGAAGCCGCCTGCAAATCTGTAGGTCTGCACCACTTCATCCAGACGCTTAGCGCAGGTTATGATACGGTCCTGAATGATAAAGTCAACTTGTCCGCCGGCCAGAAGCAGCAGCTTACGATTGCCCGGGCCATGCTGAAAAATGCGCCGATGCTCATTCTTGATGAAGCGACCAGCTCCGTCGATACAAGAACAGAACTGCTCATTCAGCAGGCTATGGATAAGCTGATGGAAGGAAGAACCTCCTTCGTTATCGCACACAGACTTTCTACCATTAAGAATGCCGATGTCATCCTAGTGCTTAAGGATGGCGATATTCTCGAAAGCGGCAGCCATACAGAGCTGCTCGCGGGGAACGGCTTCTATGCCGAGCTGTACAACAGCCAGTTTGAACAGGCCTCCTAA
- a CDS encoding sugar O-acetyltransferase, whose product MTEKEKAQKGLLYDNNNDKQLVEERLQAKERCYDYNRLRPRQLEERKELIRKLFAKTGEEFLIEQPFYCDQGYNIEIGEHFYVNHNCVMLDAAKISFGDYVFIAPNCGFYTAGHAIDVEQRNMGLEVALPITVGDNVWIGGGVSVLPGVSIGNDTIIGAGSVVTKDIPSGVIAAGNPCRVIREITEADKDKYPRG is encoded by the coding sequence ATGACGGAAAAGGAAAAAGCGCAAAAGGGACTATTATACGATAATAACAATGACAAGCAGCTGGTGGAGGAGCGTCTTCAGGCCAAAGAGCGGTGTTACGACTATAACCGGTTGCGTCCAAGACAATTAGAGGAGCGGAAAGAGCTGATCCGCAAGCTTTTCGCCAAGACCGGGGAAGAGTTTCTGATCGAGCAGCCGTTTTATTGCGACCAGGGATACAATATTGAGATCGGTGAGCACTTTTACGTGAATCATAATTGTGTAATGCTGGATGCGGCCAAAATTTCGTTTGGAGACTATGTATTCATTGCACCGAACTGCGGATTTTACACCGCCGGGCATGCGATTGATGTGGAGCAGCGTAACATGGGACTGGAGGTAGCTCTTCCGATTACAGTAGGGGACAATGTGTGGATCGGAGGCGGGGTATCAGTGCTCCCGGGAGTCAGCATCGGCAATGATACCATTATTGGGGCCGGCAGCGTAGTGACCAAGGATATCCCTTCCGGGGTGATTGCTGCAGGGAATCCCTGCCGCGTGATCAGGGAGATTACGGAGGCGGACAAGGATAAATACCCGCGGGGTTGA
- a CDS encoding HAMP domain-containing sensor histidine kinase yields MSKSRIRSRISMKLGNRLSLPITFSIAVFLIFLITVSTTWLLFFLADVTGLLNEAIIRDGTVFPILILIACILIGTVISMFASRKMVKSIQTFINATDRLAGGDFSMRLQLTSPPEFRILSENFNRMAEELGGIEILRTDFVNNFSHEFKTPIVSIKGFAEILKYDDLSKEERDEYLDIVIEESARLASLASNVLELSKIETLSILSNKQRYNVGEQIRQCVLLLNANLEKKHLSLNLNIQDYELAGNKELLNQVWLNLLDNAIKFTPEQGEIEVGMKRHGDMLEMLFRDNGSGIAADAIPKIFDKFYQQDTSHSTAGNGLGLTIVHKIITLHEGTIQCTSSPGQGTTFTVTLPAGL; encoded by the coding sequence TTGAGCAAAAGCAGAATACGCAGCAGGATCAGCATGAAGCTGGGCAACCGGCTCAGCCTGCCCATCACTTTTTCCATAGCGGTATTTCTTATCTTTCTGATTACGGTGAGCACTACGTGGCTGCTGTTCTTTCTGGCGGATGTCACCGGCCTGCTGAATGAGGCGATCATCAGGGACGGTACCGTCTTTCCTATATTGATCCTGATTGCCTGTATCCTGATCGGTACAGTGATTTCAATGTTCGCCAGCCGCAAGATGGTCAAGTCGATCCAGACCTTTATCAATGCAACCGACCGCCTGGCCGGAGGCGACTTCTCTATGCGCCTGCAGCTGACCAGCCCGCCGGAGTTCCGGATTCTGTCCGAGAACTTTAACCGCATGGCCGAAGAGCTTGGCGGCATCGAGATTCTGCGCACAGATTTTGTTAATAACTTCTCCCATGAATTCAAAACCCCGATTGTATCGATCAAAGGGTTTGCGGAGATTCTGAAATATGATGACCTCTCCAAAGAGGAACGGGATGAATATCTGGATATTGTCATTGAGGAATCGGCCAGGCTGGCTTCGCTCGCCTCCAATGTGCTGGAGCTGTCCAAAATTGAAACCCTGTCGATTCTGAGCAACAAGCAGCGCTATAACGTCGGGGAGCAAATCCGCCAATGTGTGCTGCTGCTTAACGCCAATCTGGAGAAAAAGCACCTGTCGCTGAACCTGAATATCCAGGATTATGAGCTGGCCGGGAACAAGGAGCTGCTGAATCAGGTCTGGCTCAACCTGCTCGATAATGCGATCAAGTTCACGCCTGAGCAGGGCGAGATTGAGGTTGGCATGAAGAGACACGGGGATATGCTTGAAATGCTGTTCCGGGACAACGGCAGCGGCATAGCTGCGGACGCCATCCCCAAAATCTTCGATAAGTTCTACCAGCAGGATACCTCCCACTCCACTGCCGGCAACGGGCTTGGACTTACGATTGTACACAAAATCATTACGCTGCACGAAGGCACCATTCAATGCACCAGCTCCCCGGGACAGGGAACGACGTTTACTGTTACATTGCCCGCCGGGCTATAA